A genomic segment from Truepera sp. encodes:
- a CDS encoding NHL repeat-containing protein, with amino-acid sequence MTRSRIVFTSLLAFALTAFLAACSTPSAPPVGTLVVAVAGLPSGTAGAVVVTGPDGYSQTVTTTTTLKVPPGTYSIAVSEARGSDSIVPQAFDGSATPTSVTVAANDTATTTVSYALRPGSGMLWIPQWGGSYQAVGLARSQLLASGSPTPDVSLMGTTNHGEGIAFDGEGNMWVSDIIGYLYRYDAASLASSGTPAPAVTIDATAYGGLVGLAFDASGNLWTADFWNNRLLGYSPAQLTADGAPTPSVVISANGSSLSRPVAVSFDGQGNLWVANRDASTVVSFSPAQFTATGTPAPTVTLNTSGGSLESPYAMAFDAGGNLWVSNISATVVRFDAAQLTSSGNPTPAATIDHSSLGNNPLGLAFDANGALWVGDADTATSNLRRFANPGALVGSVSPTAGVVITDIGLTDGMLMAFSPPPANLPINTP; translated from the coding sequence ATGACCCGATCTCGCATCGTCTTTACGTCGCTACTTGCCTTCGCCCTCACCGCATTCTTGGCAGCTTGCTCCACGCCCTCGGCGCCGCCCGTAGGAACTCTCGTCGTAGCAGTGGCGGGACTACCCAGCGGGACGGCAGGCGCAGTGGTGGTGACAGGCCCGGACGGTTACTCGCAAACCGTCACGACCACGACCACACTCAAAGTGCCGCCTGGCACGTACTCCATAGCAGTGTCGGAAGCGCGAGGCAGCGATTCCATCGTTCCCCAAGCGTTCGACGGCTCCGCCACCCCGACCAGCGTCACCGTAGCGGCGAACGACACGGCTACCACAACCGTCAGTTACGCCCTCCGCCCGGGTTCCGGAATGCTGTGGATCCCGCAGTGGGGCGGCTCCTATCAGGCAGTCGGTTTGGCGCGGAGTCAACTGCTTGCCTCTGGTTCCCCGACACCGGACGTGAGTCTCATGGGTACGACCAATCACGGGGAGGGGATTGCCTTCGATGGCGAAGGAAATATGTGGGTATCGGACATTATCGGGTACCTCTACCGCTACGACGCGGCCTCCTTGGCCAGTTCGGGCACACCCGCACCCGCAGTGACGATCGATGCCACCGCTTACGGCGGCCTCGTGGGCCTGGCGTTCGACGCTTCCGGCAACCTCTGGACCGCCGATTTCTGGAACAACAGGTTGCTCGGGTACTCCCCCGCCCAACTCACCGCAGATGGAGCACCCACGCCGTCCGTGGTAATAAGCGCCAACGGCAGTAGTCTTTCGAGGCCCGTCGCGGTTTCTTTCGACGGCCAAGGCAACCTGTGGGTCGCCAATCGGGACGCCAGCACTGTCGTGAGCTTCTCCCCTGCGCAGTTCACCGCAACAGGAACCCCCGCGCCCACCGTCACGCTCAACACCAGCGGTGGCAGCCTCGAGAGTCCGTACGCTATGGCGTTCGATGCCGGCGGCAACCTGTGGGTCAGCAACATATCAGCCACTGTCGTGCGCTTCGACGCCGCACAATTGACCAGCTCAGGCAACCCCACACCGGCCGCAACAATCGACCACAGCTCCCTCGGCAATAACCCTCTCGGGTTAGCGTTCGACGCCAATGGGGCACTGTGGGTGGGAGATGCTGACACCGCAACGAGCAACCTCCGGCGCTTCGCGAACCCCGGGGCACTGGTGGGAAGTGTGTCACCAACGGCTGGCGTCGTCATCACCGATATAGGACTAACCGATGGCATGCTCATGGCCTTCAGCCCCCCGCCGGCGAACCTGCCCATCAACACTCCCTGA
- a CDS encoding LacI family DNA-binding transcriptional regulator: protein MNSGDGGGKERATIEDVARGSGVSTGTVSRVLNNRAGVSASTRERVLTTIEMLDYRPDHAARTLSRRQLSIGLSLARGARRLTPFLMLFMEHLIARLQQDGYRFEELETGPNGLPARLPSGVILHGAHEDDSRLELLLRTQVPFVLVGRAAGVRWVAPDDRRGGLEATRHLIKLGHSDIVHLGGLMSQQAFQDRYQGYMQALSEAGIGQTREQLLDGEFTVLGGYRAVRRYFEAGNSASAIFAASDEMALGAIAALEDLGLSVPLDVSVVGFDDLPEVADGLDVAGGLTTVRQDIRRITDTAVTLLDEGLQGLPVRSELVPVRLIARGTTARRRG, encoded by the coding sequence ATGAACAGCGGCGACGGCGGAGGCAAGGAGCGCGCAACCATCGAAGACGTTGCGCGCGGCTCCGGTGTCAGCACCGGCACCGTGTCCCGGGTGCTCAACAACCGCGCGGGCGTAAGCGCGTCCACGCGAGAACGCGTTCTCACCACCATCGAGATGCTCGACTACCGCCCTGACCACGCGGCGCGGACCTTGTCCAGGCGGCAGTTGAGCATCGGGCTGAGCCTCGCGCGCGGCGCGCGGCGGCTGACGCCCTTCCTCATGCTGTTCATGGAGCACCTGATAGCGCGGCTCCAACAGGATGGCTACCGCTTCGAGGAGCTGGAGACGGGGCCCAACGGGTTGCCGGCAAGGCTGCCCAGTGGCGTCATCCTGCACGGCGCCCACGAAGACGACTCACGGCTCGAACTGCTGCTGCGAACACAGGTGCCGTTCGTCCTGGTTGGCCGCGCCGCCGGGGTCCGGTGGGTGGCCCCCGACGATCGCCGCGGTGGCCTCGAAGCCACTAGGCACCTCATCAAGCTCGGACATAGCGACATCGTCCACCTTGGCGGCTTGATGAGCCAGCAGGCGTTCCAGGACCGCTATCAGGGTTACATGCAGGCGCTAAGCGAGGCGGGCATCGGTCAGACCCGCGAGCAGTTGCTCGACGGTGAGTTCACCGTCCTGGGCGGCTACCGGGCCGTGCGCCGCTATTTCGAGGCAGGCAACAGCGCGTCCGCCATCTTCGCGGCCTCCGACGAGATGGCGCTTGGCGCCATTGCCGCCCTCGAGGACCTCGGCCTGAGCGTCCCGCTGGACGTATCGGTCGTCGGCTTCGACGACCTGCCCGAGGTCGCCGACGGGCTGGACGTCGCTGGGGGCCTCACGACGGTGCGGCAAGACATAAGACGCATCACCGACACCGCCGTCACGCTTCTCGACGAGGGCCTCCAAGGCCTGCCCGTCAGGAGCGAGCTCGTTCCTGTGAGGCTTATCGCGCGCGGTACGACCGCGCGGCGAAGGGGGTGA
- a CDS encoding extracellular solute-binding protein, giving the protein MKRLLIALLATLFAFSWANAQTIVRVQGYGGQDPAIVQRLIDEVIGKDLAAQGITIKYEPIETDYNTVLVNSLSAGTAGDVFYVPGEVAPGFIATGKLLPLEGLVDTSAFIDTLNAVFTQDGHVYGIAKDFNTLAVFYNKDIFDAAGADYPNADDDWNSFEAKLTKVAALKPDLYGACLAADTARLGAFAFANGWTPFTADGKADITSPDFAQAFDFYTGLVTKGVAVQPADVGAGWPGDCLAREQAAVAIEGAWILGFLRDNAPNLQYGATFLPKSPNTGKSGNFIYTVAWAINADTKVQDAAVKVLDALTSPEAQQFILEQGLAIPSRKALADNPYFKQDTAEAQANKIVFEGASHGNVYGFQFGKVGTDYMGPINNAMTAVMTKASGSEAALKQAQTDLDALLQRATPQ; this is encoded by the coding sequence ATGAAGAGACTACTTATTGCATTGCTGGCAACGTTGTTCGCCTTCAGTTGGGCCAACGCACAGACCATCGTGCGCGTCCAAGGCTACGGCGGCCAGGACCCCGCCATCGTTCAACGCCTGATCGACGAGGTTATCGGCAAGGATCTGGCGGCTCAGGGCATCACCATCAAGTACGAGCCCATCGAGACCGACTACAACACCGTGTTGGTCAACTCGCTCTCGGCCGGTACCGCCGGCGACGTCTTCTACGTGCCGGGCGAGGTTGCCCCGGGCTTCATCGCCACCGGTAAACTCCTACCACTCGAGGGCCTGGTCGACACCAGCGCGTTCATCGACACCCTCAACGCGGTGTTCACGCAGGACGGGCACGTTTACGGCATCGCCAAGGACTTCAACACGCTCGCGGTCTTCTACAACAAGGACATCTTCGACGCGGCCGGTGCCGATTACCCGAACGCCGACGACGACTGGAACTCCTTCGAAGCCAAACTGACCAAGGTAGCCGCCCTGAAGCCCGACCTGTACGGCGCCTGCCTGGCCGCCGACACGGCGCGCTTGGGCGCCTTCGCGTTCGCCAACGGCTGGACGCCCTTCACCGCCGACGGCAAGGCAGACATCACCTCGCCCGACTTCGCGCAAGCGTTCGACTTCTACACGGGGCTCGTCACCAAGGGCGTGGCCGTGCAACCCGCCGACGTCGGCGCAGGCTGGCCCGGCGACTGCCTGGCACGTGAGCAGGCCGCGGTCGCCATCGAGGGCGCCTGGATCCTCGGCTTCCTACGCGACAACGCCCCCAACCTGCAGTACGGCGCGACCTTCCTGCCCAAGTCGCCCAACACCGGCAAGAGCGGCAACTTCATCTACACCGTGGCTTGGGCCATCAACGCCGACACCAAGGTGCAAGACGCCGCCGTGAAGGTCTTGGACGCTCTCACCAGTCCCGAGGCGCAACAGTTCATCCTCGAGCAGGGGCTCGCCATCCCCAGCCGCAAGGCCCTCGCCGACAACCCGTACTTCAAGCAGGACACGGCCGAGGCACAAGCCAACAAGATCGTCTTCGAGGGAGCCTCGCACGGCAACGTCTACGGCTTCCAGTTCGGTAAGGTGGGGACCGACTACATGGGACCCATCAACAACGCCATGACCGCCGTGATGACCAAGGCGTCAGGCTCCGAAGCGGCGCTCAAGCAGGCCCAGACGGACCTGGACGCCCTCCTGCAGCGCGCCACCCCGCAATAA
- a CDS encoding sugar ABC transporter permease: MRSRGRELLPALMFLLPFLIVLAIFFVYAGARAVYFSFTDYDLFNAPKWVGLANYRALFSDDRFLLALRNSLLFAAIVTTVQTIGALLSASAVNRKVRGMTFFRAAFYMPAVTSSVVITLIFLWLFQRLGGINYLITAVSRNTPVILTFVLALAVVQALQVALERRRLRRRHGADAEQQARSVGALDPALLVVSLVAAIVVTAGLGLLGYVAPRDIPNVAINWLQTRQEVPAGFPFWLRVPLPLAAIMFQNIFTTIPTFMLMFLAAMQDVPRSQYEAAALDGASPAQQFIYVTIPALQPVTFLVVTLGLIGTLQMFDQVAIFGSSVPLQSVITLAYFVYNRMFPGAQLPEVGFASAAAMFLALLTLVIVALQRTVLRSEGDR, encoded by the coding sequence GTGCGTTCGAGAGGTCGCGAGTTACTGCCGGCGCTCATGTTCCTGCTGCCGTTCCTGATCGTCCTGGCCATCTTCTTCGTCTACGCCGGCGCGCGGGCCGTCTACTTCTCGTTCACCGACTACGACCTGTTCAACGCCCCCAAGTGGGTAGGTCTCGCCAACTACCGCGCCCTCTTCTCCGACGACCGGTTCCTGTTGGCGCTGCGCAACTCGCTACTCTTCGCAGCCATCGTCACCACGGTTCAGACCATCGGCGCGCTGCTGAGCGCCTCGGCGGTCAACCGGAAGGTGCGCGGCATGACCTTCTTCCGCGCCGCCTTCTACATGCCCGCCGTGACGAGCAGCGTGGTCATCACCCTTATCTTTTTGTGGCTCTTTCAACGCCTGGGCGGCATCAACTACCTGATCACCGCCGTCTCGCGCAATACACCCGTGATCCTTACGTTCGTACTCGCCTTGGCCGTCGTTCAAGCCCTGCAGGTGGCGCTCGAGCGGAGGCGCCTGAGGCGCCGGCACGGCGCCGACGCCGAACAGCAGGCCCGCTCGGTGGGGGCCCTCGACCCGGCGCTGCTGGTCGTCTCGTTGGTGGCCGCCATCGTCGTTACCGCTGGCCTCGGGTTGCTCGGGTACGTGGCGCCGCGCGACATCCCGAACGTGGCCATCAACTGGTTGCAGACGCGCCAGGAGGTGCCGGCCGGCTTCCCGTTCTGGCTGCGCGTGCCCCTGCCGCTCGCGGCCATCATGTTCCAGAACATCTTCACGACCATCCCCACCTTCATGCTCATGTTCTTGGCCGCCATGCAGGACGTGCCGCGTTCGCAGTACGAGGCCGCCGCCTTGGACGGCGCCAGCCCGGCGCAGCAGTTCATCTACGTCACCATCCCCGCCTTGCAGCCCGTCACCTTCCTCGTGGTCACGCTCGGGTTGATAGGCACGCTGCAGATGTTCGACCAGGTGGCCATCTTCGGCAGCTCGGTACCCCTGCAGAGCGTCATTACGCTGGCCTACTTCGTCTACAACCGCATGTTCCCCGGGGCGCAGCTTCCCGAGGTGGGCTTCGCCTCTGCCGCGGCGATGTTCTTGGCCCTGCTGACTCTCGTCATCGTCGCGCTGCAACGCACCGTCTTGCGCTCCGAGGGCGACCGGTGA
- a CDS encoding carbohydrate ABC transporter permease — protein MSAHAARRQERERWDARRRWSRAGFAYLLLIFFSILFLGPLLFAALSSVKTDPLAYPPTLLSPQLSPANWATAAKLGREGANAPLWGGFAPGADVNVDVTYFVPEGTVAAAPTATVPRRRPGGGLGAVQQILYAADHAVVAPVVEVGRRQGVHGPEGATGEFVTYRVNVTYEGEGPKIDRLPLDVEAPSRKQEFVSSTLPPTRLERLGLVASFQAVTPGALGYLLGNYRRVFTEARSITTGNSLFLRWTWNTLVYAFFRVIVALFIATTAGYALARLHFRGRNLVFMLVLFAQMVPLQVLFISNYLVLRDGIWGLSSLWGQTTLLNGLPGLLFVTALNAGPVFIMKQFFESIPREVEESAMIDGASYWSRFSRVVLPMARPALGALVILSFQGAWNDFFWPLVVLTTPEDIKTLPIGLLTFRNVYGNSGDWGLILAGAILSALPVIVLFVVFQRYFMEGVSYGGGKE, from the coding sequence GTGAGCGCCCACGCGGCGAGGCGCCAAGAGCGCGAACGCTGGGACGCGCGCCGTCGCTGGTCGCGCGCCGGCTTCGCCTACCTGCTGCTCATCTTCTTCTCGATCCTCTTCCTGGGTCCGCTGCTTTTCGCGGCGCTCTCCAGCGTCAAGACCGACCCGCTCGCCTACCCGCCGACGCTCCTGAGCCCCCAACTCTCGCCCGCTAACTGGGCAACTGCGGCCAAGCTGGGGCGCGAGGGCGCCAACGCGCCGCTCTGGGGCGGCTTCGCGCCCGGCGCCGACGTGAACGTCGATGTCACCTACTTCGTGCCGGAGGGCACCGTCGCGGCCGCTCCCACTGCGACCGTGCCGCGGCGGCGGCCGGGCGGGGGTCTGGGCGCCGTGCAGCAGATCCTGTACGCGGCAGACCACGCGGTGGTGGCCCCGGTCGTCGAGGTCGGCCGCCGCCAGGGCGTTCACGGCCCCGAAGGCGCCACCGGCGAGTTCGTCACCTACCGCGTGAACGTCACTTACGAGGGTGAGGGGCCGAAGATCGACCGGCTGCCGCTGGACGTGGAGGCCCCCTCGCGCAAGCAGGAGTTCGTGAGCAGCACGCTGCCGCCCACCCGCCTCGAGCGGCTCGGGCTCGTGGCGTCGTTCCAGGCGGTAACGCCGGGGGCGCTCGGTTACCTGCTCGGCAACTACCGCCGCGTCTTCACGGAGGCCCGCAGCATCACCACCGGCAACAGCCTCTTCTTGCGCTGGACCTGGAACACGCTCGTTTACGCGTTCTTCCGCGTGATAGTCGCCCTATTCATCGCCACCACGGCCGGCTACGCCCTCGCCCGCCTGCACTTCCGTGGACGCAACCTGGTGTTCATGCTGGTGCTGTTCGCGCAGATGGTGCCCCTACAAGTCCTGTTCATCAGCAACTACCTGGTGCTGCGTGATGGCATCTGGGGGCTGTCGTCGCTCTGGGGCCAGACGACGCTGCTCAACGGCCTGCCGGGGCTCCTCTTCGTGACGGCCCTAAACGCGGGGCCGGTGTTCATCATGAAGCAGTTCTTCGAGTCGATCCCGCGCGAGGTCGAGGAGTCGGCGATGATCGACGGCGCGAGTTACTGGTCCCGCTTCTCGCGGGTAGTGCTGCCCATGGCGCGGCCCGCGCTGGGCGCGCTCGTGATCCTCTCCTTCCAAGGGGCGTGGAACGACTTCTTCTGGCCGCTCGTCGTCCTCACCACCCCCGAGGACATCAAGACACTACCCATCGGCCTGCTGACGTTCCGGAACGTCTACGGCAACAGCGGCGACTGGGGCCTGATCCTGGCCGGCGCGATCCTCAGCGCGCTGCCGGTGATCGTCCTCTTCGTCGTGTTCCAGCGCTACTTCATGGAAGGCGTCTCGTACGGCGGTGGCAAGGAATGA
- a CDS encoding glycogen debranching N-terminal domain-containing protein: MKLAEIVLMDFTKNLVLKENYAFLVADEAAEVMGGERGLYSRDTRFLSRYVWRLSRPAQQLLNYSPRPARCRQHVAVMEGPAQVLSVERELDIRATGLEDRLLITNDSLETQELELRLEFDADFADLFQARGWHDRPAPSITRDVGSAREAETARDEGSARDAVRLGHVASDGLEQGVELSFTPPPAELTGSAAAYRLRLAPGEALRIRVLTSINDPLEVGLPGMSYESWLGAFPERRDEGSAVLHRAQLDLRALLLFSEDGPVPAAGIPWFVTAFGRDSILTALMLLPYQPEVARGTLRYLAARQGTVHHAGRAEAPGKILHEVRQGELARTGKVPFGRYYGSIDATLLFVILLHRTFEVDDDASFLAELAPNLEAALKWLDEEADLDGDGFVEFSGAEAGAGLSVQSWKDSYDALSHADGRLATGAVAVSEVQGYAYAALNAGAACMRALGRADAAERLEAKALRLKERFHEAFWVPELGTYALALDHDKTPLRVLSSDAGQLLWAGIVPEATAPELAATLMSEKLFSGWGIRTLGLGEARYNPLSYHNGSVWPHDTALIAAGLRRYGFKKEALTLRAALFDLAASQADLRPPELVAGYARSCAPPVPYPVACRPQAWSSAALVYMSDWES, from the coding sequence ATGAAGCTGGCGGAGATCGTCCTGATGGACTTCACCAAGAACCTGGTGCTCAAGGAGAACTACGCGTTCTTAGTGGCCGACGAGGCCGCGGAGGTCATGGGTGGCGAGCGCGGCCTCTACAGCCGCGACACGCGCTTCCTTTCACGCTACGTTTGGCGCCTCAGCCGCCCAGCGCAGCAACTCCTCAACTACTCGCCCCGGCCCGCCCGCTGCCGCCAGCATGTGGCCGTCATGGAGGGGCCCGCGCAGGTCCTCTCGGTGGAGCGGGAACTCGACATCCGCGCCACGGGGCTGGAAGACCGTCTCCTGATCACCAACGACTCGTTGGAGACCCAAGAGCTGGAGCTGCGCCTGGAGTTCGACGCCGACTTCGCGGACCTCTTCCAGGCGCGCGGTTGGCACGACAGGCCGGCGCCGTCGATCACACGGGACGTGGGGTCGGCGCGAGAGGCGGAGACGGCGCGGGACGAGGGGTCGGCGCGGGACGCCGTGCGCCTGGGGCACGTGGCCAGCGACGGTTTGGAGCAGGGCGTGGAGTTGTCGTTCACGCCCCCTCCCGCCGAACTTACCGGCTCTGCCGCGGCGTACCGGCTGCGCCTGGCCCCCGGTGAAGCGCTGCGGATCCGGGTGCTCACCTCGATCAACGACCCGCTCGAGGTCGGCCTGCCCGGAATGTCGTACGAGTCGTGGCTGGGCGCGTTCCCCGAGCGGCGCGACGAAGGCAGCGCGGTCTTGCACCGCGCTCAGCTCGACCTGCGCGCCCTGCTTCTTTTCTCGGAGGACGGCCCGGTGCCGGCCGCCGGCATCCCGTGGTTCGTGACTGCGTTCGGCCGCGACTCCATCCTGACCGCCCTCATGCTCCTCCCCTACCAACCCGAGGTTGCCAGGGGAACGCTGCGTTACCTAGCCGCCCGCCAGGGGACGGTGCACCACGCGGGCAGAGCCGAAGCGCCGGGCAAGATCTTGCACGAGGTGCGGCAGGGCGAGTTGGCCCGCACGGGCAAGGTGCCGTTCGGCCGCTACTACGGCAGCATCGACGCCACGCTCCTCTTCGTGATCTTGCTGCACCGCACTTTCGAGGTAGACGACGACGCGTCGTTCCTGGCCGAGCTGGCCCCCAACCTCGAGGCGGCGCTGAAGTGGCTTGACGAGGAGGCCGACTTGGACGGCGACGGCTTCGTCGAGTTCTCGGGCGCCGAGGCGGGGGCGGGCCTCAGCGTGCAGTCGTGGAAGGACTCCTACGACGCGCTGAGCCACGCTGACGGCCGCCTGGCGACGGGGGCCGTGGCCGTCTCGGAGGTGCAAGGCTACGCCTACGCCGCCCTGAACGCCGGTGCGGCCTGCATGCGGGCCCTGGGCCGCGCCGACGCCGCGGAGCGCCTCGAGGCCAAGGCGCTCCGCCTGAAGGAACGCTTCCACGAGGCGTTCTGGGTCCCGGAACTCGGAACGTACGCCCTCGCCCTCGACCACGACAAGACCCCGCTCAGGGTGCTCTCCTCCGACGCCGGCCAGCTCCTATGGGCGGGCATCGTGCCGGAAGCCACCGCGCCGGAACTCGCCGCCACCCTGATGAGCGAGAAGCTCTTCTCGGGCTGGGGCATCCGCACCCTGGGCCTGGGCGAGGCGCGCTACAACCCGCTGAGCTATCACAACGGCTCCGTCTGGCCGCACGACACCGCTTTGATCGCCGCAGGCCTGAGGCGCTACGGTTTCAAGAAAGAGGCGCTCACGCTGCGCGCCGCGCTCTTCGACCTGGCGGCCAGCCAGGCGGACCTCCGCCCACCCGAGCTCGTGGCGGGCTACGCCCGCTCGTGCGCGCCGCCCGTCCCATACCCCGTGGCCTGCCGGCCGCAGGCCTGGTCGTCGGCGGCGCTCGTCTACATGAGCGACTGGGAGAGCTAA
- a CDS encoding carbohydrate kinase family protein — protein MRSDPETGTPPPSHRLPVHVIGNVNLDLVMGPVPPWPTPGTETVVEQEEVRAGGAAGVTALALQALGVTFTLHATIGWDDFGEVVRRKLGPAGSQLQVVEAPTVYSVGVGHPNGERTFLTSRGHLDQLDVDRLLGDLGAAEPGLVLVCGYFLLPALRARIVEVLEAATMRGHRVLLDTGWPSEGFTPAVRAELGSMLGFLDIVTPNEAEARGWTGEVDAGVASRALALGGVTVVLKRGGSGARLVDREVVRDFAAPSVPLVDTVGAGDCFNAALLAALSARRPVDEAVARAVAYATTVIGTRPRRYAAN, from the coding sequence GTGAGGAGTGATCCCGAGACGGGCACGCCACCCCCTTCGCACCGCCTGCCGGTCCACGTGATCGGCAACGTCAACTTAGACCTCGTCATGGGACCCGTTCCGCCCTGGCCTACGCCGGGCACGGAGACCGTCGTGGAGCAAGAGGAGGTGCGCGCGGGCGGCGCGGCCGGCGTTACCGCGCTCGCACTCCAGGCGCTGGGGGTGACCTTCACGCTCCACGCCACGATCGGCTGGGACGACTTCGGCGAGGTGGTCCGGCGCAAGTTGGGTCCGGCCGGCTCGCAACTCCAGGTGGTCGAGGCTCCCACGGTCTACTCGGTGGGGGTGGGGCACCCCAACGGCGAGCGCACGTTCCTGACGAGCCGCGGACACCTCGATCAGCTCGACGTCGACCGGTTGCTCGGCGACTTGGGCGCCGCCGAACCTGGCCTGGTGCTCGTGTGCGGCTACTTCCTCCTGCCGGCGTTGCGTGCTCGCATCGTCGAGGTTCTGGAGGCGGCAACGATGCGTGGGCACCGTGTCTTACTGGACACGGGCTGGCCCAGCGAGGGCTTCACGCCCGCCGTGCGTGCAGAACTCGGGAGCATGCTCGGGTTCCTCGACATCGTCACGCCGAACGAGGCGGAGGCCAGAGGCTGGACAGGCGAGGTAGACGCCGGAGTTGCCAGCCGGGCGTTGGCGCTTGGCGGCGTCACCGTGGTGCTCAAACGTGGGGGCAGCGGCGCGCGTCTCGTCGACCGTGAAGTGGTCCGGGACTTCGCCGCACCTTCGGTACCGCTCGTAGACACGGTCGGCGCCGGTGACTGCTTCAACGCGGCATTGCTAGCTGCCCTGAGTGCCCGGCGCCCGGTCGACGAGGCGGTGGCGCGCGCCGTGGCTTACGCCACGACGGTGATCGGCACGCGCCCCAGGCGTTATGCCGCAAACTAG